The genomic interval GCCCCCAGGCCAAAGCCGATCATCGCCACCCACACGCCCATGCTCAGCGTGGGCGCCAGTAACAGCCCAAGGAAGCCGGCCAGCTGGATCGAAAGCGCCAGCCATAACCCAGGCCGACGGTCGACCCAGCGGCGCAGCAACAACGGCAGGCCTAGCGCGCCGGCAACCTGGAAGATTGTCATCAGCCCCACCAGGTCACCACCGCCCTGGGCGGTTCCGCCGTGCTCCAGGTGATAGGCCGGCAGCCAGGCGACCATGCTGGTATAGCCACCATTGATCAGGCCGAAATACACCGCCAGCAACCAGGCACGGCGGGTGCCGAACCAATGCCCGCCCGTGGCACCCGCCAGCGTCGGCGTAGCCTGCCGTGGCCGCAGCAGCGTCCAGGCCAGCAGCGCCACAAGCGCCGGGATCGCCCACAGGCCCAGCCCGGCCTGCCAATGGCCAAAGTACCCACTGATATGCGGGCCAAGCACCGCCGCCAGGCCGCCACCACTCATCAAGGCCGCGGAATACATGCCCATGGCCCCAGCCAGGCGGGTCGGGAACCAACGGTTGACCAACCCCGGCATCATGCCCTGGACCACCGCCACGCCGAGGCCGGCGACCACCGCGCTGGCAATCAATGCCCAGGCGCTGTCCAGTTGCAGGCGCCACAAGCACGCCAGCGCAATGGCCGACAAGCCGGCGAGCATGCCGCCATGTTCGCTGACCCAGCGCCGCAACCAAGGTTGCAACAACGGCACCAGTCCCATGCACAGCACGGGCAGCGCGGTCAGCAGTGCGGCCTGCTGGTAGCCCAGGCCGGTACTGGCGCGCATGGGTTCGAGCAGCGGCCCGATGCTGGTGAGGATCGGGCGCAAGTTCAGCGCCAGCAGCACCACCAGCAACAGATTCAAGGCAGTTCTCATTGCGTGTTGGCCTGCTTCCACTCAAGGTACAGGCCGGCTTCGCCACTGGGTTTCAGCGGCCGCAACGGCAGGCTCTGCTGTTGCGGTGGGCGCGCCATCTGCGCATACACCGCAGCCGTGGATAAGCCGAAAGGCTCGCCTTCATCGTTGTCATAAGCAAACCAGGCACGCTCGATGCCGCACAGGTGCATGGCCGCCAGGCACATCGGGCACGGGTGACCGCTGGCGTAGACCTCGGCACCGTCCAGACGAGCCTGGCCCAAGGCATGCGCGGCCTTGCGGATGGCCTGCATCTCGGCGTGGGCGGTCGGGTCCTGGGTGCTGTGGATCTCGTTGACCGCGCGCGCCACCACCTGCCCCTGGTAGACCAGCACTGCACCAAAGGGCCGGCCACCGGCCTGAATGTTGGTGCGGGCCAGTTCGAGGGCTTCGCGCATATAGCGTTCTTCGGACATGAATCGGTACTCCTTCTGCAAGACCTGGCCATTATCCCGGCTTGCCGGCCTTGGCAGAAATGAAGAGATTGGATGCCCCTCAGTGGGCACCTGAATGGCCCGATTGGCCTCCGGGCAAAGTGTGCGATTGGCTATCGGGCTGATCGCTGCACAGCGCTAAGGTAGCGCCATGACCACCCAACACCTTCTGGAGAACACCATGAATACACGTATCGAATGGGCCAAGCACGCACCGGAAGCCTACAAAGCCATGGTCGGCCTGGAACAGGCCCTGGCCAAGTGCGGCCTGGAGAATTCACTGCTCGAATTGGTGCGCCTGCGCGCTTCGCAGATCAACGGCTGCGCCTACTGCGTCAACCTGCATGCCAATGACGCACGCCAGGCCGGCGAAACCGAAGCACGCCTGCAAACGCTGAGCGTGTGGCAGGAAACCGCCTACTTCACGCCGCGTGAACGTGCCGCACTGGCATGGGTAGAGTGCCTGACCCGGCTGCCGGAGCGCGGTGCGCCACAACCGGAATACGAAGCGCTGCAAGCACATTTCGAGCCGCAGGAAGTGGTCAACCTGACGCTGGCCATCGCCACCATCAATGCCTGGAACCGCTTCGGCGTCGGCTTTGCGATGGTGCCGGCCTGAACAGGGAGTGAAAGGTCCCACAGGATGAAGTGAGGTCGCCTACTGCGCCATGTCTGCGGCGTTACTAGCATCGGGCATTCGATCAATAACCGAGTACT from Pseudomonas kermanshahensis carries:
- a CDS encoding cyanate transporter, coding for MRTALNLLLVVLLALNLRPILTSIGPLLEPMRASTGLGYQQAALLTALPVLCMGLVPLLQPWLRRWVSEHGGMLAGLSAIALACLWRLQLDSAWALIASAVVAGLGVAVVQGMMPGLVNRWFPTRLAGAMGMYSAALMSGGGLAAVLGPHISGYFGHWQAGLGLWAIPALVALLAWTLLRPRQATPTLAGATGGHWFGTRRAWLLAVYFGLINGGYTSMVAWLPAYHLEHGGTAQGGGDLVGLMTIFQVAGALGLPLLLRRWVDRRPGLWLALSIQLAGFLGLLLAPTLSMGVWVAMIGFGLGACFSQSLTLTLEHLKTPAEAGSLAAFVQGIGFIITGIVPYITGGLRDVSGDFQASWVLLTVTVVAMLLVTACFAPRGYAAAIARSAPNGQAASVS
- a CDS encoding nucleoside deaminase yields the protein MSEERYMREALELARTNIQAGGRPFGAVLVYQGQVVARAVNEIHSTQDPTAHAEMQAIRKAAHALGQARLDGAEVYASGHPCPMCLAAMHLCGIERAWFAYDNDEGEPFGLSTAAVYAQMARPPQQQSLPLRPLKPSGEAGLYLEWKQANTQ
- a CDS encoding carboxymuconolactone decarboxylase family protein, coding for MNTRIEWAKHAPEAYKAMVGLEQALAKCGLENSLLELVRLRASQINGCAYCVNLHANDARQAGETEARLQTLSVWQETAYFTPRERAALAWVECLTRLPERGAPQPEYEALQAHFEPQEVVNLTLAIATINAWNRFGVGFAMVPA